The sequence ATTGTATTTATCGATTCGGTAGGAACAACCAATCCGCCACATATTATTGAGATTGCAAAAGGTAAAAGAAAGGTGCTGTATCAATATGACAGCGAATTTGCTGCCAGCGATCCCAGTAAATTCCGTGAAGTAATACAATGGACGATAGACAACTATCCGTCGAAGGATTATGGCTTGGTACTCTGGGGCCATGCTACAGGATGGGCAGTAGATGCCGATTCTGTTGCCAATGTTCAGCGAACCAGAGCCTATGGTTACGATTACGGATATGATTCGTATATCGGTAGAAAGGCCATGAATATTACGCAGATGGCTAAAGCGCTCGAGGATATGCCAAAGTTTAAGTATATCTTTGCCGACTGCTGTTGCTTTATGTGTGTAGAGAGTGCCTACGAACTCCGTAATGCAGCTGATTATCTGATTGGTTCGCCTGCCGAGATTCCTGGCGCTGGTGCACCATATGATAGGATCATGTCGTCGCTTTTCTCTAACTCAAATTCTTTCTATCAGAATATCTGCGATATATATTACGATTTCTATCTTGATGCTTATAATTCAAGTACTTATGATTACTTGAACTTAGATGGATACAGTGTACCTATGTCGGCAGTAAAACTCTCAGAGATGGAATCATTGGCTCAGGCCACAAATCAGATCCTGGCTACCATTTCTTCGGAAATAACCAGTCCTGCGGTATTAGACCTCTCTAAGTTGCCATTCTACTTTGCAAGTACTACTTACACCGATATGAAGGTGATGTACGATATGTCGTCGGTATTCTACAAATATGCTTCAGTAAGTGATTATACCCAATGGTTGACGACATATAATAAGGCTGTGCCCTACTCTCTCGTATCAACCAAATGGCAAACAGTTTATAATACTCTTTATAATAGCTTTGATAGTTTTCCTGATAACAACGCTATGTGGGGAGGCTTGAGCATGTATTTCCCTCAGCAGGGATACGATAATTTTAACTACAAATTCAATACACGCATAAAAAACTACCAATGGTATTATAGCGTGAACTGGAGCAAATACGGCTGGTAGAAAGATTGCTAAAATAGATGTTTTTGCAAAGTACCTGAAGAATTTTTGCGCTTTAGGTACTTTGCATATGAAAAGTACTTAGGAAATATTCTCATGGATTACAACTTTAATCTTCGAAATACGATGACCATCTAACTCCGTAACCTCGAAGGTAAAGTTCTTGTAGTCCAAACGCTCGTGCAGTTCGGGGAAATCACCCTTTATCTCAAGCAGCAGTCCTGCCAGCGAATCTGCATCACCCTCAACATCTTCGAATGTCTCGTCATCGATGTCCAGAATCTTGTAGAAATCGCTTAGCAAGGTCTTTCCCTCGAATATATAGGTGTTGGCATTAATACGTGTGTACGACTTCTCTTCCTCGTCGTACTCGTCATTAATTTCGCCTACAATTTCCTCCAGGATATCCTCGAGCGTAATAATACCGCTAGTACCGCCAAACTCATCTACCACAATAGCAATGTGTACCTTGTTCTCCTGGAAATCGCGCAGCAAATCGTCGATTTTCTTTGTCTCTGGTACAAAATATGGTGGACGTATCAATGACTGCCAACGGAAAGTGGCAGGCTTTGACAGGTGTGGCAGCAAATCCTTGATATAAAGGATACCGCGGATATTATCAATGGTATCCTGATAAACAGGAATACGCGAATAATTATTCTCGATAATACATTTCAATACTTCGGGGAAAGGCAGACTAAAGTCGAGGTCAACCACATCCTGACGACTGGTCATTACCTCTTTGGCAGTTTCATCGCCAAAGCGCACAATACCCTCAAGCATATTCTTTTCGTCCTTCAACTCCTCTTTATCGGTAAGTTCCAGAGCCTGCTCCAGGTCGTCTACGCTCAGTGCACGATTCTCCTTCTGTACCACCTTCTCGGCGATGATACCCGAGCGGATGAGTACCGATGATAATGGATAGAACAACTTGCGCAGCACCATGATGCTACCTGCTACCCTACGGCAGAAAGATAAGGCACGCTGACCTGCATAAACCTTTGGCATAATTTCGCCAAACAGCAACAACAGGAATGTGAGCAATACAGTAATGACTACAAACTGCAGCCAATAGGCACCGCCGAAATCCACTACATGTGCAAAGAAATAGTTGCAGAGCATGATAATGGTTACGTTTACCAGATTGTTAGTAATCAGTATCGTAGCCAGTGTACGCTCCGAATCCTCGCGTAATTGAAGAATATTCTTATCCGAATCGTTCTTCTCGTCGTTCAGCTCATTCAAATCGTTAGGCGACAGTGAGAAGAATGCAATTTCAGAGCCAGAGGCAAAACCGGAAAACAAAAGAAGTAAACCTGCTATTATAATAGCTATCACAGCACCCATGGTTGGTGCTGTGACAGTTACTTCACTCAGGATTTGTTGAAGATAGTCCATTGTCTGATTTTGGTGAAAGCATTTCCATATTATCCGCCCATATCTCGGTGGCATAACGACGCTGACCTTGTTTGTCATCGTACGTAGTATAGCGGATGCGGCCCTCTATATAAAGCTTATCTCCCTTATGTACGTATTTCTCTACAATCTCAGCCAGTCGACGCCAAAGAATTACATTATGCCAATCTGTATGATCGGGCACCTGTGTGCCATTCTGCAGCGTATAACCACGTTCGGTTGTTGCTAATCTGATACGAGCAACTGCTACACCTTGGTCAACATATCTTACTTCGGGGTCTTGGCCAACATTGCCAATAAGCATTACCTTATTCATAATAGGAGCGTTTATATAGATTGATTACTTAGCTTTGCCGAGAAAACGGAACTTAAAGTTCTTACCCTTAGGTGATGGGAACTGACTACGCGAGTCAACACGGTCGCGCAGATAGTCGATCATGCGCTCATAGCACTCCATACCCGAGAATGCCTTTACACGAGCAGCAAACTGGGTGTCGCGATACTGGAACTTACCAGTACCAGGTACTAAAAGAACGCGCTTAAAGTCTAAATATCCTTCGTACCATCCTTCGTTAATCTCATTCAGTCGCATCAAGGTAGGTGTTACCTTCGAAGGTTGTTCGTTCGACTCTGCCGAATGAACAGCTTTCTTATCTTTGAAGTCCTGCATGGTAGCAGCTTCGGTCTTTATAATGATAAAATAAACACGAGGATGAACTTTATATCTTTTGGGATAGAAAACGTCGCTTGATGCATACTCACGAATATCTGCTTCAAGAAGCGGATTCATCTCAATCTCGTCTATCGAACTTAAAAATTCTATAGCCTCGTCTACGGTTGGTACGAGAGTTTCTCGATCAAAATATCTTAAGTATAAATTCATGTTTGTTTTGAAAAAGATGTTGTTTTCCTATAAAGAAGAGCGGAAAACGGGACTCGGACCCGCGACCCCAACCTTGGCAAGGTTGTGCTCTACCAACTGAGCTATTTCCGCAAGAATATCAATTAAAAAATGGTGAAGAGGAGGAGACTCGAACTCCCACGTCGCAATTGACACTACCCCCTCAAAGTAGCGCGTCTACCAATTCCGCCACCTCTCCAACATACGCTGAATAAAAAAGAGTGCCCAGAACAGGACTCGAACCTGCACGCCTTGCGGCACACGCACCTGAAACGTGCGCGTCTACCAATTCCGCCACCTGGGCATTTTGTCATTAAGGCCATTCCTTAACGTCTCTTTTTTGTTCAACAAGTGAGCGGAAAACGGGACTCGGACCCGCGACCCCAACCTTGGCAAGGTTGTGCTCTACCAACTGAGCTATTTCCGCGTTGTTCTCTTTATCAGAGGCATCTCTCTTGATTGCGGGTGCAAAGGTAATGCTTTTTTTTGAACTGACAAACTTTTCAGCGATTTTTTTTTGAAAAAAGTGCCATTTTATCGATTTGTTTACAAAAACAGCACTAATCCATGCGATTTCGGTAGTCTTCGTACCCAAAACTGCGTAAAATCTCTAATTTGCCATTTGCATGCAACATACCTATAGCTGGATGTGAAATTCCGTTAAAAGTGCAAGTTTTTACGGTTGTGTAGTGAATCATATCCTCGAAAATAATTTCTTCACCAACTTTTAATTCGTGATCAAAAAGCCACGAACCCATAAAATCGCCACTCAAACAACTGTTACCTCCCAAACGATAAGTCATAGGTTCGGTAGCTTTTTCCATCTCTACTATCTCGGCACCTCGTACTTCGGGCATGTATGGCATCTCCAAACAGTCGGGCATGTGGCAGGTAAAGCTTACATCAAGAATGGCAGTTTTAATACCTTTGTCTTCTACGATATCTACTACGTGCGATACCAAAGGGCCGGTTTGCCATGCAAAAGCACTACCTGGTTCCAGAATAATCTTCAACCATGGATAGCGTTTCTTAAAGTCGTGTATGATTTTAATAAGCAGTTCTACATCGTAATCTTTGCGAGTCATCAGATGACCGCCACCAAAATTAATCCATTTGAGTTGTGGAAACCACTTGGCAAATTTCTCCTCGATGTGTACCAGTGTGCGTTGGAATACATCTGGTCCGCTTTCGCAGAGTGTGTGACAGTGGAAGCCTTCGATGTCGGCAGGTAACTGCTCGGGTAATTTGTCGGCAGTAATACCAAAACGGGTACCAGGTGCGCATGGATTATATAATAAGGTACTAACCTCGGAGTATTCGGGATTAACACGCAAACCTAATGATGCCGATTTGGCTTGCTCGTGGAATCGCTCATATTGCGAAAGCGAGTTGAATGTGATATGCGATGAACATTTCACAATCTCGGGGAACTCCTCTTCGGTATAGGCTGGCGAGTATGTGTGGGCGGGTGCCTTAAACTCCTCGAATGCCAAACGGGCCTCCGACAGCGAACTTGCTGTGGTGCTGTTAATGTACTCACGGAAAATGGGGAATGTCTTCCAAAGGGCAAAAGCCTTGAAAGCAAGTATAACCTCAATATCGGCTTTCGCCGCAACTTCAGCAATCAAACTGAGGTTACGGCGAAGCTTTGTTTCTTCTATAATATAAATAGGTGTATTCATTATTTCTTTAGTGGAACAGTAAAACTAAAAGTACTACCTTGACCTTCGATAGATTCTACATAACAATCACCGCCATTCTTACGGGCAAAGTCCTGACAGAGTTGGAGTCCAAGTCCCGAACCTTCTTCGCCGCCGGTTCCGTAGGTGGTGTCGCCCTTGCGGAAAATAGAGCCGATACGATCGGCTGCGATACCCACACCATGGTCGGTTACGCTGATCTTTGCGAAATCACCTTCGGCAACCATGCTGATCTCGATGGTAGAATTCTCTGGTGAGAACTTGATGGCATTCGACAGAAAGTTACGCATCACTGTTTTAAGCATATCGTTATCAGCAGTTACAATCAGATTGCTTGCTGATGGCTGAAGAACTAACTTGATGTGCTTGGTTTGTGCAATCATCTCGAATATCTCAACCACACCAGGAATGATATCGTTCAAATCCAGATCCTGAACTACCACGCTCAAACGACCTGTCTGACTCTTAGTCCATTTCAGCAGATTGTCCAGCAGGTCGTGAACATCTTCTGATTCACGATTGGCTTTATCAAGCAGTTCGTAAAGTTCGGCGCCTACGGTTTCGGGCGAAGTTGATGCAACTACCAGATTCAATACCATTCGGATGCTGGCCATTGGCGAACGAAGATCGTGAGCAATTACCGAGTACATCTTATCGCGGTTCGAAAGTGTGGCGCGCAGGTCGCGGTTCTGCTGCTCGATGATACGCTTGGCGGCTACCAGCGAAATCTGCTGCATCACACGCATAACCAGTTCTTCCTTATTAAAAGGCTTGGTCAGAAAGTCGTTAGCACCTACCTGGAATCCATGTACCAGATCCTGAGGTGTATTCAATGCCGTGAGGAAGATAATGGGAATATCCTTTGTCTCTTCGTCTTTCTTCAGGATTACTGCTGTATCAAAACCGCTGATATCGGGCATCATTACATCAAGCAGAATCAGGTCGGGATGTTCCTTCTTGGCCTGCTCAATACATGTGGTGCCGTTATTGGCGGTACATACCTGAAATTTCTCGTTTGTCAGCAATATCTTCAAAAGTAAGACATTACTAACAACGTCGTCTACAATAAGTACTTTGTACTCACTGCGGTTTATTTTGGATTCAAGTGTATCTGCTACGTCCATGCCTGTAGGGTCAGTAATTGTTGATATTAACTTTGCAAAAATAGTGCAATAATTTGAAATAACCAAATTATTACACCATTTTTTTGCGTTTTAGGGCGAATATAGGCCTTTTAGGCCCCTATTCTACCTATATTCTGACCAAGATTTGATACCAATTTCGTTCAGTTTAATGCTACAGAATGCATGGATAAATGCACTTGCCAGTCGACTGTTGGTAATCAGTGGTACGTTCAGATCGATGGCTGCACGACGAATCTTGTAGCCGTTGGTAAGCTCATGGGTAGTAAGATTCTTAGGAATGTTCACTACCATGTCGATCTTGTGCTCATGCAGCAGATCGAGTGCCTGTGGCTGGGCGTTGTCAGATGGCCAGTGTACCAGTGTGTTGGCAATGCCGTTGTCGGTAAGGTACTTTGAGGTACCGCCTGTAGCATACAGCTCGTAGCCGTTTTCAACCAGCTGTCGGGCGGCATCCAGCATCTCTGCCTTCTGCTTGGCCGAACCTGTTGAGAGCAGAACTGTCTTCTTTGGAATGCGATGACCAACGCTGAGCATAGCCTTGAGCAGTGCAGTGTTGGTGTTATCACCGATACAGCCTACCTCACCGGTAGATGCCATATCTACACCCAGTACGGGGTCGGCCTTCTGCAGACGGTTAAAGCTGAACTGCGAAGCCTTGATACCTACATAGTCGAGGTCGAACAGGTTTTTCTTGGGCTTCTCTACAGGCAGACCGAGCATAACCTTAGTGGCCAGATCGATGAGGTTCAGCTTGAGCACCTTGCTTACGAATGGGAAACTACGCGATGCGCGCAGGTTACACTCGATAACCAGGATGTCGTTCTCGCGAGCCATATACTGGATGTTGAACGGACCATTGATGTGCAGGGCCTTGGCAATCTGGCGTGAGATACGCTTGATACGGCGAACGGTCTCAACATACAGTTTCTGTGGTGGGAACTGGATGGTAGCGTCGCCTGAGTGTACACCGGCAAACTCGATATGTTCGCTGATGGCGTAGGCCATAATCTCACCGTCCTTAGCCACGGCATCCATCTCGATTTCCTTGGCGTTCTCGATGAATTTCGAAACCACTACAGGGTGATCCTCTGATACGTTGGCTGCCAGCTGCAGGAACTTCTCAAGCTCCTCCTTGTTTGAACAAACGTTCATGGCAGCACCCGAGAGTACGTATGATGGACGAACCAGTACAGGGAATCCTACACGGTCAACAAAGTTGTCGATATCCTCCATCGATGTGAGTGCGCTCCACTCTGGCTGGTTTACACCAATCTCGTTCAGCATCTGCGAGAACTTGGCGCGGTCCTCGGCGCCATCGATATCAACGGCCTGTGTACCGAGAATGTTCACGTGCTGCTCATCCAGATATACTGCCAGGTTGTTAGGAATCTGACCACCGGTAGATACAATCACACCGTGAGGCTGTTCCATATCGATGATATCCAATACACGCTCGAATGTAAGCTCGTCGAAGTACAGACGATCACACATGTCGTAGTCGGTAGATACCGTCTCGGGGTTGTAGTTAATCATCACGCTGCGCCAGCCTTCCTTGCGGATAGTGTTCAGAGCCTGAACACCGCACCAGTCGAACTCTACCGACGAACCGATGCGATAAGCACCTGAACCAAGTACGATGATACTCTTTTTGTCGTTCTCAAACTGTATGTCGCTGGCTACACCGCTGTAGGTTACATACAGATAGTTAGTTTGCGCGGGGTATTCGGCAGCCAAAGTGTCGATCTGCTTTACTACAGGCAGGATACCGAACTGCTTACGACGGTTGCGAACCAGCAACGAGGCTTCGTGCATGTTGCGGCTCTCGCCCTCCAAACCAATAGCGCGGGCAATCTGGAAATCGGTAAATCCGTAAACTTTAGCCTGGCGCAGCAGGTCCTTCTCGATGGTGTTGATATTCTGTTTCTTCAGCTGCTCGTCGATGTCGATAATGTGCTTCAGTTTCTGCAGGAACCACTTGTCAATCTTGGTCAGTTCGTGAATACGATCGATATCGTACTGCTTGTCGTGCATGGCCTTCGAGATGACGAAGATACGCTTATCGGTTGGCTCGCGCAGGGCAGCATCGATATCGTTAATCTTCAGTTCTTTGTTCTCTACAAATCCGTGCATGCCCTGACCAATCATACGCAAGCCCTTCTGGATAGCCTCCTCAAAGTTGCGACCGATGGCCATTACCTCGCCTACCGACTTCATCGATGAACCGAGCTCCTTATCTACACCATGGAACTTTGAGAGGTCCCAACGTGGAATCTTACAAACCACGTAGTCGAGAGCAGGCTCGAAGAAAGCACTTGTTGTCTTGGTAACCGAGTTCTTCAGCTCGAACAGTCCGTAGCCCATACCTAATTTGGCAGCTACGAAAGCCAAGGGATAACCAGTGGCCTTTGATGCCAGTGCTGATGAACGGCTCAAGCGGGCATTTACCTCAATTACACGATAGTCTTCCGACTGTGGGTCGAAAGCATATTGTACGTTACACTCACCTACGATACCGATGTGACGGATAATCTTGATGGCCAGTGCACGCAGCTTATGATATTCTGAGTTGGTCAGAGTCTGTGAAGGAGCGATAACGATCGACTCACCTGTGTGGATTCCCAGGGGGTCGAAGTTCTCCATGTTACATACGGTGATACAGTTATCGTATTTATCGCGTACTACTTCGTACTCAATTTCCTTCCATCCCTTCAGCGATTTCTCAACCAGCACCTGTGGCGAGAAGGCAAAGGCTTTCTCGGCCAGCTTGTTGAGCTCCTCTTCGTTGTCGCAGAAACCAGAACCCAGACCGCCGAGTGCGTATGCTGCACGCAGGATAACTGGATAGCCCAGTGCCTTAGCGGCCTTACGTGCGCTCTCGATATCAGAGCAAGCCTCGCTCTTGATGGTCTTTACGCCAATCTCGTCGAGCTTCTTTACAAACAGCTCGCGGTCCTCGGTATCCATGATAGCCTGTACAGGTGTACCCAGTACCTTTACGCCATACTTCTCCAGTACGCCGCTCTGGTAAAGCTCAACACCGCAGTTCAGAGCAGTCTGACCACCGAATGCCAGCAGGATGCCATCGGGGCGCTCCTTCTCGATTACTCGCTCTACGAAATAAGGCTGAACAGGCAGGAAGTAAATCTCGTCGGCTACACCCTCTGATGTCTGCACGGTGGCGATGTTAGGGTTAATCAAAACTGTTTTTACACCCTCTTCGCGCAGTGCTTTCAGAGCCTGCGAACCACTATAGTCAAACTCTCCGGCCTCGCCTATCTTCAATGCGCCGCTACCCAGCAACAGCACTTTCTTTATATTATTATCTTTCATAATGTCTCAATAAAACGGTCAAACATAAATTCTGTGTCAACGGGGCCTGAGCAAGCCTCGGGGTGGAACTGGCTCGAGAACCAGGGCAATGAGAGATGACGGATACCCTCGTTCGAACCGTCGTTCATGTTTACAAACAGCTCGCGCCAGTCGTTACCCAGTGTGGCAGCATCTACAGCGTAGCCGTGGTTCTGTGATGTAACGTAGCAGCGGTTGGTGCCTACCTCGCGAACTGGCTGGTTGTGCGAACGGTGTCCGTACTTCAGCTTGTAGATGGTTGCGCCGCCGGCCTTAGCCAGCAACTGGTTACCCATACAGATACCGCAGATAGGCTTGCGCGATGCCGACATCTGTTTTTTCAGAATCTCTACAGCGTCCACGCACATGTCGGGATCGCCAGGACCGTTAGCCAGGAACAGTCCGTCGAACTCCATGTTGGTGTAGTCGTAGTTCCAGGGCACGCGGATTACCTCAACGCCGCGGTTAACCAGGCAGCGGATAATATTGTTCTTTACACCGCAGTCAACCAGCACTACCTTGCGGCCAGCGCCTTCGTTGTAGCGGATAATGTCTTTGCAGCTTACTTTGTCTACCCAGTTGATGCCCTCGTACTCGGCTGTAGGGATGTTGTCGGGCTCGTCGTCAAAAATAATCTGTCCCATCATCACACCGTGCTCGCGCAGTACTTTGGTAAGTTCGCGTGTGTCGATGCCTGTAATGCCGGGTACACCCTCGCGCTTCAGCCAGTCGGCCAAGCTCTCGGTGGCATTCCAATGTGAGTACTGCTCGCTGTAGTCGCTCACGATGATGGCCGAAGCATAAATCTTGTCGCTCTCCATAAAGGTTGCCAGTCCATTATTTTCAATGCTGAATGGTGGTACTCCGTAGTTACCTACCAGCGGATAGGTAAGTGTCATCAACTGTCCGGCATAGCTGGGGTC is a genomic window of Xylanibacter ruminicola 23 containing:
- a CDS encoding clostripain-related cysteine peptidase → MHKTIIGLLGIALLCSCNKKDDPEPTPEPTVYDRTVLVYMSGENDLTTSGFMADDLLEMDEGSYQLNDNQHLIVFIDSVGTTNPPHIIEIAKGKRKVLYQYDSEFAASDPSKFREVIQWTIDNYPSKDYGLVLWGHATGWAVDADSVANVQRTRAYGYDYGYDSYIGRKAMNITQMAKALEDMPKFKYIFADCCCFMCVESAYELRNAADYLIGSPAEIPGAGAPYDRIMSSLFSNSNSFYQNICDIYYDFYLDAYNSSTYDYLNLDGYSVPMSAVKLSEMESLAQATNQILATISSEITSPAVLDLSKLPFYFASTTYTDMKVMYDMSSVFYKYASVSDYTQWLTTYNKAVPYSLVSTKWQTVYNTLYNSFDSFPDNNAMWGGLSMYFPQQGYDNFNYKFNTRIKNYQWYYSVNWSKYGW
- the gldE gene encoding gliding motility-associated protein GldE, whose amino-acid sequence is MDYLQQILSEVTVTAPTMGAVIAIIIAGLLLLFSGFASGSEIAFFSLSPNDLNELNDEKNDSDKNILQLREDSERTLATILITNNLVNVTIIMLCNYFFAHVVDFGGAYWLQFVVITVLLTFLLLLFGEIMPKVYAGQRALSFCRRVAGSIMVLRKLFYPLSSVLIRSGIIAEKVVQKENRALSVDDLEQALELTDKEELKDEKNMLEGIVRFGDETAKEVMTSRQDVVDLDFSLPFPEVLKCIIENNYSRIPVYQDTIDNIRGILYIKDLLPHLSKPATFRWQSLIRPPYFVPETKKIDDLLRDFQENKVHIAIVVDEFGGTSGIITLEDILEEIVGEINDEYDEEEKSYTRINANTYIFEGKTLLSDFYKILDIDDETFEDVEGDADSLAGLLLEIKGDFPELHERLDYKNFTFEVTELDGHRISKIKVVIHENIS
- a CDS encoding single-stranded DNA-binding protein is translated as MNKVMLIGNVGQDPEVRYVDQGVAVARIRLATTERGYTLQNGTQVPDHTDWHNVILWRRLAEIVEKYVHKGDKLYIEGRIRYTTYDDKQGQRRYATEIWADNMEMLSPKSDNGLSSTNPE
- the nspC gene encoding carboxynorspermidine decarboxylase is translated as MNTPIYIIEETKLRRNLSLIAEVAAKADIEVILAFKAFALWKTFPIFREYINSTTASSLSEARLAFEEFKAPAHTYSPAYTEEEFPEIVKCSSHITFNSLSQYERFHEQAKSASLGLRVNPEYSEVSTLLYNPCAPGTRFGITADKLPEQLPADIEGFHCHTLCESGPDVFQRTLVHIEEKFAKWFPQLKWINFGGGHLMTRKDYDVELLIKIIHDFKKRYPWLKIILEPGSAFAWQTGPLVSHVVDIVEDKGIKTAILDVSFTCHMPDCLEMPYMPEVRGAEIVEMEKATEPMTYRLGGNSCLSGDFMGSWLFDHELKVGEEIIFEDMIHYTTVKTCTFNGISHPAIGMLHANGKLEILRSFGYEDYRNRMD
- a CDS encoding hybrid sensor histidine kinase/response regulator; protein product: MDVADTLESKINRSEYKVLIVDDVVSNVLLLKILLTNEKFQVCTANNGTTCIEQAKKEHPDLILLDVMMPDISGFDTAVILKKDEETKDIPIIFLTALNTPQDLVHGFQVGANDFLTKPFNKEELVMRVMQQISLVAAKRIIEQQNRDLRATLSNRDKMYSVIAHDLRSPMASIRMVLNLVVASTSPETVGAELYELLDKANRESEDVHDLLDNLLKWTKSQTGRLSVVVQDLDLNDIIPGVVEIFEMIAQTKHIKLVLQPSASNLIVTADNDMLKTVMRNFLSNAIKFSPENSTIEISMVAEGDFAKISVTDHGVGIAADRIGSIFRKGDTTYGTGGEEGSGLGLQLCQDFARKNGGDCYVESIEGQGSTFSFTVPLKK
- the carB gene encoding carbamoyl-phosphate synthase (glutamine-hydrolyzing) large subunit, which gives rise to MKDNNIKKVLLLGSGALKIGEAGEFDYSGSQALKALREEGVKTVLINPNIATVQTSEGVADEIYFLPVQPYFVERVIEKERPDGILLAFGGQTALNCGVELYQSGVLEKYGVKVLGTPVQAIMDTEDRELFVKKLDEIGVKTIKSEACSDIESARKAAKALGYPVILRAAYALGGLGSGFCDNEEELNKLAEKAFAFSPQVLVEKSLKGWKEIEYEVVRDKYDNCITVCNMENFDPLGIHTGESIVIAPSQTLTNSEYHKLRALAIKIIRHIGIVGECNVQYAFDPQSEDYRVIEVNARLSRSSALASKATGYPLAFVAAKLGMGYGLFELKNSVTKTTSAFFEPALDYVVCKIPRWDLSKFHGVDKELGSSMKSVGEVMAIGRNFEEAIQKGLRMIGQGMHGFVENKELKINDIDAALREPTDKRIFVISKAMHDKQYDIDRIHELTKIDKWFLQKLKHIIDIDEQLKKQNINTIEKDLLRQAKVYGFTDFQIARAIGLEGESRNMHEASLLVRNRRKQFGILPVVKQIDTLAAEYPAQTNYLYVTYSGVASDIQFENDKKSIIVLGSGAYRIGSSVEFDWCGVQALNTIRKEGWRSVMINYNPETVSTDYDMCDRLYFDELTFERVLDIIDMEQPHGVIVSTGGQIPNNLAVYLDEQHVNILGTQAVDIDGAEDRAKFSQMLNEIGVNQPEWSALTSMEDIDNFVDRVGFPVLVRPSYVLSGAAMNVCSNKEELEKFLQLAANVSEDHPVVVSKFIENAKEIEMDAVAKDGEIMAYAISEHIEFAGVHSGDATIQFPPQKLYVETVRRIKRISRQIAKALHINGPFNIQYMARENDILVIECNLRASRSFPFVSKVLKLNLIDLATKVMLGLPVEKPKKNLFDLDYVGIKASQFSFNRLQKADPVLGVDMASTGEVGCIGDNTNTALLKAMLSVGHRIPKKTVLLSTGSAKQKAEMLDAARQLVENGYELYATGGTSKYLTDNGIANTLVHWPSDNAQPQALDLLHEHKIDMVVNIPKNLTTHELTNGYKIRRAAIDLNVPLITNSRLASAFIHAFCSIKLNEIGIKSWSEYR
- the carA gene encoding glutamine-hydrolyzing carbamoyl-phosphate synthase small subunit, encoding MRDVTLVLSDGTKFHGKSFGSEKPVAGEVVFNTAMMGYPESLTDPSYAGQLMTLTYPLVGNYGVPPFSIENNGLATFMESDKIYASAIIVSDYSEQYSHWNATESLADWLKREGVPGITGIDTRELTKVLREHGVMMGQIIFDDEPDNIPTAEYEGINWVDKVSCKDIIRYNEGAGRKVVLVDCGVKNNIIRCLVNRGVEVIRVPWNYDYTNMEFDGLFLANGPGDPDMCVDAVEILKKQMSASRKPICGICMGNQLLAKAGGATIYKLKYGHRSHNQPVREVGTNRCYVTSQNHGYAVDAATLGNDWRELFVNMNDGSNEGIRHLSLPWFSSQFHPEACSGPVDTEFMFDRFIETL